From one Nanoarchaeota archaeon genomic stretch:
- a CDS encoding GDP-L-fucose synthase, translating into MFFRGFTVSAKDFWNGKKVLVTGAHGFLGKSLVPLLESKKASLILLRGSECDLRAREDVEKLFKNAKPEIVIHLAAHGGGIGHMRANPGLIYYDNITMNTNVVEACRVFGAKKFVGIGTVCSYPKYTPVPFKEEDLWNGYPEETNAPYGLAKKMMLVQTEAYHAQYGMNGIHLLFVNMYGPNDDFNLESSHVIPALIRKFFEAKQNGLKSVVLWGTGNASREFLYVEDGAKAIMLAAEQYNSSAPVNIGSGTEITIKDLAHKIAGLVGYKGEITWDASKPDGQPRRYLDVSRAKKEFGFSAETDFNEGLKKTIEWYYKNMK; encoded by the coding sequence ATGTTTTTCCGAGGTTTTACTGTGAGCGCTAAAGATTTCTGGAATGGAAAAAAAGTGCTGGTTACAGGAGCGCACGGCTTTCTTGGAAAGAGCCTAGTGCCTTTACTGGAATCAAAAAAAGCAAGCCTAATCCTTCTAAGGGGCTCTGAATGCGATCTTCGCGCGCGCGAGGATGTTGAAAAATTATTCAAAAACGCAAAACCCGAAATAGTGATACACCTCGCAGCCCACGGCGGTGGAATAGGGCACATGCGCGCAAATCCCGGCTTGATATATTATGACAATATTACAATGAACACCAATGTGGTTGAAGCGTGCAGGGTGTTTGGCGCAAAGAAATTCGTCGGCATAGGGACTGTCTGCTCCTATCCAAAATACACGCCAGTGCCTTTTAAGGAAGAAGACCTCTGGAACGGCTATCCCGAAGAAACAAACGCGCCATATGGGCTTGCAAAGAAAATGATGCTTGTGCAGACAGAGGCATATCATGCGCAATACGGCATGAATGGCATACATCTTCTTTTTGTAAATATGTACGGACCGAATGATGATTTCAACCTGGAATCATCGCACGTCATTCCTGCATTGATTCGAAAGTTTTTCGAAGCAAAGCAGAACGGCCTAAAAAGCGTTGTTTTGTGGGGCACAGGAAATGCATCGCGGGAATTCCTTTATGTTGAGGACGGCGCGAAAGCGATAATGCTTGCAGCAGAGCAATACAACAGCTCGGCTCCAGTGAATATCGGCTCAGGCACAGAAATCACGATAAAAGATCTTGCGCACAAAATTGCGGGTCTGGTCGGATACAAAGGCGAAATAACATGGGATGCGTCAAAGCCCGACGGCCAGCCGAGAAGATATCTTGATGTTTCGCGCGCAAAAAAAGAGTTCGGTTTTTCTGCAGAGACTGATTTCAACGAAGGGTTAAAAAAGACAATTGAATGGTATTATAAGAACATGAAGTAA
- a CDS encoding DegT/DnrJ/EryC1/StrS family aminotransferase: MIKHKTIQVGDLKIGAEEREAINAVLDSGRITEGAKVRDFEKNFSSYIGTKYAVALNSGTSALIAGLTALKYLGIVKENTNIITTPVTYISTSSSIALSGFSPVYVDVDPETFVITPDRIKEYLEFGDNAQKTSVILPVHLMGYACDMEKINALSKKGGSVVFEDSAQALGTVYRGKRAGNMSLLSDFSFYIAHNVQAGEMGALVTDDPEIRRMVTKIKANGRACDCFRCTRSEGICPKSFKGEEDLDPRFTHEVIGYNFKTMEFQAAIALEQLKKVEQIIKKRNENVKHLNDLLAKHSGIIQLPKHSLDVSYLAYPLVIKKPGIISRKKLRENLEKLGVETRPLFGCIPTQQPAFAHLKNDYKGKLPNAEYLGENAFYIGCHQYLSEDDLEYMAKCFSEVLL; this comes from the coding sequence ATGATTAAGCACAAGACAATACAGGTCGGGGACCTGAAAATTGGCGCAGAGGAGCGCGAGGCAATAAATGCAGTGCTTGATTCCGGAAGGATTACTGAGGGTGCTAAAGTCCGCGATTTTGAAAAAAATTTCTCATCTTATATCGGCACGAAATATGCGGTTGCGCTTAACTCGGGAACAAGCGCGCTTATTGCCGGGCTTACTGCATTAAAATATCTTGGCATTGTAAAAGAGAACACCAACATAATTACAACGCCTGTGACCTATATATCAACAAGCAGCTCAATAGCGCTTTCAGGGTTTTCTCCTGTGTATGTTGATGTGGATCCCGAGACATTTGTGATAACTCCGGATCGGATTAAAGAATATCTTGAATTTGGCGATAACGCCCAAAAAACATCAGTAATTCTTCCGGTGCACCTAATGGGCTATGCCTGCGATATGGAAAAAATAAATGCTCTTTCAAAAAAGGGAGGCTCTGTTGTTTTTGAGGATTCTGCCCAGGCGCTTGGAACAGTGTATCGCGGTAAGCGCGCCGGGAATATGTCTTTGTTGTCTGATTTTTCATTCTATATCGCGCATAATGTTCAGGCCGGTGAAATGGGTGCGCTGGTTACTGATGATCCAGAAATACGCAGGATGGTGACGAAAATAAAGGCAAACGGAAGAGCATGCGATTGTTTCAGATGCACAAGAAGTGAAGGCATATGCCCCAAAAGCTTCAAAGGCGAAGAAGATCTGGACCCGAGATTTACCCACGAAGTCATAGGTTATAATTTTAAGACAATGGAGTTTCAGGCAGCCATAGCACTTGAACAGCTGAAAAAAGTTGAGCAGATAATCAAAAAAAGGAATGAGAATGTTAAGCATCTTAATGATTTGCTTGCGAAGCATTCGGGAATCATTCAGCTTCCCAAACACTCTTTAGATGTAAGCTATCTTGCATATCCTCTGGTTATAAAAAAACCCGGGATTATTTCCCGCAAAAAGCTTCGTGAAAATCTTGAGAAGCTCGGGGTTGAGACGCGGCCGCTTTTCGGATGCATCCCAACACAGCAACCTGCTTTTGCGCATCTTAAAAATGATTATAAAGGAAAGCTTCCGAATGCAGAATATCTTGGGGAAAATGCATTTTATATCGGGTGCCATCAGTATCTTTCAGAGGATGATTTGGAGTATATGGCAAAATGTTTTTCCGAGGTTTTACTGTGA
- the gmd gene encoding GDP-mannose 4,6-dehydratase has product MKTALITGITGQDGSYLAELLLSKGYVVHGIIRRASTFNTIRVDHIYSDIHDPKTRLFMHYGDLADTEQVSNLIYNVKPDEVYHLGAQSHVRVSFDIPEYTGNITALGTTRILEAIRRSGNPIKYYQASSSEMFGASPPPQSETTSFMPRSPYAAAKVYAYWMAVNYRDGYKMFASNGILFNHESPRRGETFVTRKITRAIAAIIAKKQDKLYLGNLDAERDWGYAPEYVEGMWAILQEKNPDNFVLGTGETHSVRNFVEAAFKYAGMDYEKHVSIDSRYYRPTEVERLRADTSKAKKALNWSPKIAFNDLVKIMVDADMRAAGQKPIGEGDEILKRKFPNRWWGTD; this is encoded by the coding sequence ATGAAAACGGCATTAATAACCGGAATAACCGGACAGGACGGATCTTATCTTGCAGAGCTTCTTTTGAGCAAAGGATATGTTGTGCACGGGATAATACGCAGGGCAAGCACGTTCAATACTATACGGGTTGACCACATTTATTCGGATATTCACGATCCTAAGACACGGCTATTTATGCACTATGGGGATCTTGCGGATACGGAACAAGTATCAAATCTGATATATAATGTAAAGCCTGATGAAGTCTATCATTTGGGGGCGCAGAGCCATGTGCGCGTAAGTTTTGACATCCCGGAATACACAGGGAACATAACTGCTTTAGGCACAACGCGCATACTTGAAGCAATACGAAGAAGCGGCAATCCCATAAAATACTATCAGGCATCATCAAGTGAAATGTTTGGGGCGTCCCCGCCGCCGCAAAGCGAAACAACATCATTTATGCCAAGGAGTCCGTATGCAGCGGCAAAAGTTTATGCATACTGGATGGCGGTTAATTATCGCGACGGATATAAGATGTTCGCTTCAAACGGGATACTTTTCAATCACGAAAGTCCCAGGCGCGGCGAGACATTTGTAACAAGGAAAATAACGCGCGCAATAGCCGCAATAATTGCAAAAAAGCAGGATAAGCTTTATCTTGGAAACCTGGATGCTGAGAGGGATTGGGGATATGCTCCCGAGTATGTGGAAGGTATGTGGGCAATTCTTCAGGAGAAAAATCCTGATAATTTTGTTCTTGGAACAGGAGAGACTCACAGCGTGAGGAATTTTGTTGAAGCGGCATTCAAATATGCCGGCATGGATTACGAAAAGCACGTTTCTATAGATTCCAGATATTATCGCCCTACAGAAGTAGAGCGCCTGCGGGCAGATACATCTAAAGCGAAAAAAGCGCTAAACTGGTCGCCTAAAATAGCGTTTAATGACCTCGTAAAAATCATGGTTGACGCGGATATGCGGGCTGCGGGGCAAAAGCCGATAGGAGAAGGCGATGAAATCCTGAAAAGAAAATTTCCCAATCGCTGGTGGGGAACAGATTAA
- a CDS encoding beta-1,4-galactosyltransferase — protein MIFVTVGTHTQGFERLIMAVDSLVGQGLINEPVTVQIGNTKYEPKNCAGFRFESFEHILELNRTADIVITHAGAGCILTAMQFKKPLIIVPRYKKFGEHVNDHQCDLAAALDKKGKAVVLYDINGLLDALERVKKLQQEEGSSKMVEYLRKYLAEIGIGDILGRRV, from the coding sequence ATGATATTTGTAACTGTTGGAACTCATACACAGGGATTTGAGCGGCTTATCATGGCTGTGGATAGTCTTGTAGGTCAGGGGCTGATTAATGAACCTGTTACTGTGCAGATAGGCAATACGAAATATGAGCCGAAAAACTGCGCAGGATTCAGGTTTGAAAGCTTTGAGCACATTCTTGAATTGAATAGAACCGCCGATATAGTTATAACGCATGCAGGAGCTGGCTGCATATTGACTGCAATGCAATTCAAAAAACCCCTGATTATTGTTCCGCGATACAAGAAGTTTGGAGAGCATGTAAACGACCATCAATGCGACCTTGCAGCAGCGCTTGACAAAAAAGGAAAGGCAGTTGTGCTGTATGATATTAACGGGCTTCTTGACGCGCTGGAAAGAGTTAAAAAACTGCAGCAAGAAGAGGGAAGTAGCAAGATGGTGGAATATCTTAGAAAATATCTTGCTGAGATCGGTATTGGTGATATTTTAGGGAGGAGGGTATAA
- a CDS encoding capsular biosynthesis protein yields the protein MKICLACSAGGHLTEIQQIMAAFKTHKTFFITFLREDSKNLENAYFVEDPRRNPLLFIKTIFQSYSILKKENPAMIVTTGAGVAIPACYFAKLMGKRVVFVESFCRVNKPSLSGKLIYPIADLFLVQWEEMLSHYGKKAKYWGAVF from the coding sequence ATGAAAATTTGTCTTGCATGTTCCGCAGGAGGCCATCTTACAGAAATTCAGCAAATAATGGCTGCTTTTAAAACGCATAAGACTTTTTTCATCACATTTTTGCGCGAAGATTCAAAAAACCTGGAAAACGCTTATTTTGTCGAAGATCCAAGACGCAATCCGCTGCTCTTCATTAAAACAATTTTCCAGTCATATTCTATTTTGAAAAAAGAAAATCCTGCCATGATTGTTACAACGGGCGCGGGAGTTGCAATTCCTGCATGTTATTTTGCAAAACTTATGGGCAAACGAGTGGTATTTGTAGAAAGCTTTTGCAGGGTAAATAAGCCATCGCTTTCGGGAAAACTAATATATCCGATAGCTGATCTATTCCTTGTCCAATGGGAAGAGATGCTTTCGCATTATGGAAAAAAGGCAAAATACTGGGGCGCTGTATTTTAG
- a CDS encoding PRC-barrel domain-containing protein — protein MVVNERVVSDIRGKDIFTDKGLYCGKTEDVILDLTKFRVHAVVINVAKGSYLSEVVGGKRGVIVPYPLIKAVNDIILIKHISAPMAETTQE, from the coding sequence ATGGTTGTTAATGAACGCGTCGTAAGCGACATACGAGGAAAAGACATTTTCACGGACAAAGGTCTGTATTGCGGAAAAACAGAGGATGTTATTCTGGATTTAACAAAATTCCGTGTTCATGCAGTTGTGATAAACGTTGCTAAAGGCTCTTATCTTTCTGAAGTAGTTGGCGGAAAAAGAGGGGTTATTGTGCCATACCCGCTAATAAAGGCGGTAAATGACATAATACTCATAAAACACATTTCCGCACCCATGGCTGAAACAACGCAAGAATAA
- the mvk gene encoding mevalonate kinase — protein MNGNTIKASAPGNLFFFGEHAAVYGRPAICAAVDRRTYVELAERNDSKILVYSDSFGSGSAQISETGLSNKSFKAPELSTTFDFIDMLAAKFKMARGFELKIRSEVPVNSGMSSSTALLSAIFKAVSGFEGQNIPAEKYFDYLYPIQVKVHGGHASGSEIISSALGGFNKVHKIEAESKTNLKFKHLGVHKFSIIVGNTKVSSPTSLTVGYHIPSLIARNKTFVFSVFDKIAAISEKAEALLTKNDEAKLGKLINKNQELLSSLGLSHPKLDDCIDEARKAGALGAKLSGSGWGGIMFALTKREDAEKVLRAIQTTGADAFKTEVGGSGVL, from the coding sequence ATGAATGGCAACACGATTAAAGCATCTGCGCCCGGCAATCTATTTTTCTTTGGAGAACATGCAGCAGTCTATGGAAGGCCTGCGATATGCGCAGCCGTAGACCGAAGGACATATGTCGAGCTTGCCGAACGAAACGACTCAAAAATTCTCGTATATTCTGACAGCTTTGGCAGTGGAAGCGCGCAAATTTCAGAAACCGGCCTCTCGAACAAATCGTTCAAGGCGCCGGAACTCTCGACAACATTTGATTTTATCGACATGCTTGCCGCAAAATTTAAGATGGCGCGCGGCTTTGAATTAAAAATACGCTCGGAGGTGCCTGTAAATTCCGGAATGAGCAGCTCAACTGCGCTTCTCTCAGCAATATTTAAGGCTGTAAGCGGATTTGAAGGGCAAAACATCCCAGCTGAAAAATACTTCGACTATCTTTATCCGATACAGGTAAAAGTCCACGGCGGCCATGCATCAGGCTCTGAAATCATCTCAAGCGCGCTCGGAGGCTTCAACAAGGTGCACAAAATCGAAGCCGAAAGCAAAACAAATTTAAAATTCAAGCATCTGGGCGTGCATAAATTCTCAATCATTGTCGGAAACACAAAAGTTTCCTCCCCAACCTCGCTTACCGTAGGTTATCACATTCCAAGCCTGATTGCCCGAAACAAAACGTTTGTATTCAGTGTTTTTGACAAGATTGCGGCAATCTCTGAAAAGGCAGAAGCATTGCTTACAAAAAACGATGAAGCAAAACTGGGAAAACTGATAAACAAGAATCAGGAATTGCTATCATCACTTGGCCTGTCGCATCCAAAGCTTGACGACTGCATTGACGAGGCGCGCAAAGCAGGAGCCCTTGGCGCAAAGCTTTCCGGCTCGGGCTGGGGCGGGATAATGTTTGCGCTGACAAAAAGAGAAGATGCTGAAAAAGTATTGCGCGCGATACAAACAACAGGCGCGGATGCTTTCAAAACAGAAGTCGGTGGAAGCGGGGTTTTATGA
- a CDS encoding HAD family hydrolase, producing MNDDIKAIVFDVGGVLRNSSKTFDFTFRKVFEEFGLNYSFSTIDVWHLRGFRDWNPRRGALRALLCVSRSKTDLSEIMKMPDAEELIAGLIKSHVKPGDDELIEKMAARYVFWFYENTESRKYTKIMPHAAEAVEELSKKYTLAILTDSRLSLTDDWLKAIGIRKYFNCLIGGEQLKNKKPNPKGLFLISEKLMMAPNQILYVGDSAHDIIAAKNAGCKSAAILTGMGMKHVLEKEKPDFIFENLAELAEVSSDR from the coding sequence ATGAATGACGACATCAAAGCGATTGTATTTGACGTTGGCGGCGTTCTAAGAAACAGCTCGAAAACATTTGACTTCACTTTCAGGAAAGTCTTTGAAGAATTCGGGCTGAACTATTCATTCTCAACAATTGATGTCTGGCACTTGCGCGGCTTCCGGGACTGGAACCCTCGGCGAGGTGCCTTGCGCGCGCTTTTGTGCGTATCGCGCTCGAAAACTGATCTTTCAGAAATCATGAAAATGCCGGATGCCGAGGAACTGATTGCCGGGCTGATAAAAAGCCATGTGAAACCCGGCGATGACGAACTCATCGAAAAAATGGCTGCGCGCTACGTGTTCTGGTTCTATGAAAATACAGAGTCGCGCAAATACACAAAAATCATGCCTCATGCAGCAGAGGCTGTTGAAGAACTTTCAAAAAAATACACTCTCGCAATCCTTACAGACAGCAGGCTTTCGCTTACGGACGACTGGCTTAAGGCCATCGGAATTAGAAAATACTTCAATTGCCTCATAGGGGGAGAACAGCTGAAAAACAAAAAACCGAATCCTAAAGGCTTATTTTTGATATCTGAAAAACTAATGATGGCACCTAACCAAATTCTTTATGTCGGAGATTCTGCACACGACATAATCGCTGCAAAAAACGCAGGCTGCAAATCAGCGGCAATACTTACTGGAATGGGTATGAAGCATGTGCTTGAAAAAGAAAAACCCGATTTTATCTTTGAAAATTTAGCCGAACTTGCAGAAGTCTCTTCGGACAGATAA